Proteins from a single region of Clostridia bacterium:
- the ligA gene encoding NAD-dependent DNA ligase LigA — MERMIELVALLNRYAKEYYEEDNPTVSDAEYDALYDELLELEKQYYVLPDSPTRRVGGAVQKGFQTYTHRERLYSLDKSKTKDGIADWIDKVVEENGEWAPLTLEYKYDGLTLNLSYEKGHFVRAVTRGDGVTGEDVTQQALTIKDIPRNIPFEGSVDIQGECIMRLSVLKAYNDVAEVPLKNARNAAAGGIRNTDVKEAAKRKLSFMAYNVGYVEGESFTTQRDMHAFLERNGFCQNQYFKVVEKGDDWKKWLDEVEVARPDLDYLIDGMVFKVDDLALREELGVTAKFPRWAMAYKFHAEEVTSRVLDVVWQVSRTGKLNPLAVLDTVDIGGVSVSRATLSNISEIRRKDIRIGSDVFVRRSGDVIPEILGIARHNEDSKEVEVPAVCPACGAKTEQRGVFVYCTNPEHCAPRVIATIEHFAGKDAMDIDGLSAKTIELMYNELNLRRADELYDLTMEKLLTLDGFKEKKASNLLKSIEKSKTTTLPRFLTALAIPNIGKRTAEQMTAAFGSLEAIENATVMELIALDDFGQVMADSVVNYFADEENRNFVAALLGKGVRIEEQKTTDGVFAGETVVLTGALESYKRSQAAALIKERGGQVADSVSAKVTLVVAGADAGSKLAKAEKLGIKIIDESVFLDMLKA, encoded by the coding sequence ATGGAGAGAATGATAGAATTGGTGGCACTGCTTAACCGCTACGCCAAGGAGTATTACGAAGAAGACAATCCTACCGTATCCGACGCCGAATACGACGCTTTGTACGACGAATTGCTGGAACTCGAAAAGCAATACTACGTGTTGCCCGATTCGCCGACGAGACGGGTGGGCGGCGCCGTGCAAAAGGGCTTCCAGACCTATACGCACCGCGAAAGACTGTACAGCCTCGACAAGAGCAAGACCAAGGATGGCATCGCCGACTGGATAGACAAGGTGGTGGAAGAAAACGGGGAATGGGCGCCTTTGACGCTCGAATACAAGTACGACGGCTTGACGCTCAATCTTTCGTACGAAAAAGGTCACTTCGTGCGCGCGGTCACCCGTGGCGACGGCGTGACGGGCGAGGACGTGACGCAACAGGCCCTGACCATCAAGGATATACCGCGCAACATTCCCTTCGAGGGAAGCGTGGATATACAGGGCGAATGTATTATGCGCCTGTCGGTATTGAAGGCGTACAACGACGTCGCAGAGGTGCCTCTCAAAAACGCGAGAAACGCCGCGGCGGGCGGCATACGCAACACGGACGTCAAGGAAGCCGCCAAACGAAAATTGTCCTTTATGGCCTATAACGTGGGGTACGTGGAGGGGGAATCCTTTACCACGCAACGCGATATGCACGCTTTTTTGGAGCGTAACGGCTTCTGTCAAAATCAATACTTCAAAGTGGTCGAAAAGGGCGACGATTGGAAAAAATGGCTGGACGAAGTAGAGGTGGCGCGCCCCGACCTCGACTACCTCATCGACGGTATGGTATTCAAGGTGGACGACCTCGCTTTGCGCGAAGAGTTGGGCGTGACGGCCAAGTTCCCGCGGTGGGCCATGGCCTACAAGTTCCACGCCGAAGAAGTGACCAGCCGCGTGCTGGACGTGGTGTGGCAAGTGTCCCGCACGGGGAAACTGAATCCCCTGGCCGTATTGGATACGGTGGATATAGGCGGCGTGTCGGTAAGCCGCGCCACATTGTCGAATATCAGCGAAATACGGCGCAAGGATATCCGCATAGGCTCGGACGTTTTCGTGCGAAGAAGCGGGGACGTGATACCCGAAATCCTCGGGATTGCACGACATAACGAGGATAGCAAAGAGGTGGAAGTGCCCGCCGTTTGCCCCGCCTGCGGCGCCAAAACCGAGCAACGCGGCGTGTTCGTGTATTGCACCAATCCCGAACATTGCGCCCCGAGAGTGATCGCGACCATCGAGCATTTCGCGGGGAAGGACGCGATGGACATAGACGGCTTGAGCGCGAAGACCATTGAATTGATGTACAACGAATTGAACCTACGGCGCGCGGACGAATTGTACGACCTGACGATGGAAAAACTGCTGACGCTGGACGGGTTCAAAGAGAAGAAGGCGAGCAACTTGCTGAAGTCCATCGAAAAGAGCAAAACCACTACGTTGCCGCGCTTCCTCACCGCCCTGGCCATACCCAATATCGGCAAGCGCACGGCAGAGCAAATGACCGCGGCGTTCGGCAGTCTGGAGGCTATTGAAAACGCCACCGTGATGGAACTCATCGCCTTGGACGACTTCGGTCAGGTGATGGCCGACAGCGTGGTCAATTACTTTGCGGATGAGGAAAACCGCAACTTTGTTGCGGCGCTACTGGGAAAAGGCGTGCGGATAGAGGAACAAAAGACGACGGACGGCGTGTTCGCGGGGGAGACCGTGGTGCTGACCGGCGCGTTGGAAAGCTACAAAAGAAGTCAAGCCGCAGCCCTCATCAAAGAGCGGGGCGGGCAGGTGGCCGATTCGGTATCCGCCAAGGTGACCTTGGTGGTGGCGGGCGCGGACGCGGGCAGCAAGTTGGCCAAGGCCGAGAAGCTGGGCATAAAGATCATCGACGAGAGCGTCTTTTTGGATATGTTGAAAGCGTAA
- the gmk gene encoding guanylate kinase: MKNAKIVVLSGPSGVGKGTVHAALREKCEDYGFSVSVTTRAPREGEQEGVHYFYRTQEEFDRMIEEGLFAEYIRIYNNSYGTLKSELERITKSGKHVLLDIEFEGGLNIKKAFPDAVLIYLLPPSLAELKARIEKRGSETPETLAVRYGKAVAELEYAKQYDYVLVNDRVDACVAKINEIVSAEQQRSKDNLDLIESLKGGYRIC, encoded by the coding sequence ATGAAAAATGCGAAAATCGTGGTATTGTCCGGCCCGTCCGGCGTGGGAAAAGGCACCGTGCACGCGGCGTTGCGAGAGAAGTGCGAAGACTACGGCTTCTCGGTGTCCGTGACGACGAGGGCCCCGCGCGAGGGAGAACAAGAGGGCGTGCATTACTTCTACCGCACGCAAGAAGAGTTCGACCGTATGATAGAGGAAGGACTGTTCGCCGAATATATCCGCATTTACAACAACAGTTACGGCACCTTGAAGAGCGAACTCGAGCGCATCACCAAGAGCGGCAAGCACGTCCTATTGGACATTGAGTTCGAGGGCGGGCTGAACATCAAGAAGGCCTTTCCCGACGCCGTGCTCATCTACCTGTTGCCCCCGTCCTTGGCCGAGTTGAAAGCGCGCATCGAAAAGCGGGGCAGCGAAACGCCCGAAACCCTCGCCGTGCGCTACGGCAAAGCCGTCGCCGAATTGGAATACGCCAAGCAATACGACTACGTGCTCGTCAACGACCGCGTGGACGCGTGCGTGGCGAAAATCAACGAAATCGTGTCCGCGGAGCAACAGCGCTCCAAAGATAATCTGGATTTGATAGAAAGCCTGAAAGGAGGATACAGAATATGTTAG
- the rpoZ gene encoding DNA-directed RNA polymerase subunit omega, with amino-acid sequence MLADPPIDKLLEKTECRYMLAVGVAKRARQLMQQSPEMFQNDKLKPLSVAAKEVYEGTVTIKRD; translated from the coding sequence ATGTTAGCAGACCCCCCCATTGATAAGTTGTTGGAAAAGACCGAGTGCCGCTATATGTTGGCGGTGGGCGTGGCAAAACGCGCCAGACAGTTGATGCAACAATCGCCCGAAATGTTTCAAAACGACAAGTTGAAACCCCTCTCGGTGGCCGCTAAGGAAGTGTACGAAGGTACGGTTACCATCAAGCGCGACTGA
- a CDS encoding YicC family protein: protein MNSMTGYGKGECSIEGKKVVIELKSVNNRFLDLNIKMPRVFNFAEDFLRKSLSERLARGHVDVFVTYEDHSTDRVGLTLDKAVVQNYLDMAKTLESEFGLVNDLTADRVLRLKDAVVEEVAEADEGQLSLLLSVALSGALDNLCAMREKEGNALLMDLQTRLDVVAALVDEVAQKAPSVVEDYRVKLRERVTEALGEVPLDEVRLINEVCVYSDRVNIDEEITRMRSHIDQFEHLLAQETPVGRKADFLMQEMNREANTMGSKANNAELLTLVVAIKNELEKMREQIQNLE, encoded by the coding sequence ATGAACAGTATGACCGGATACGGCAAAGGCGAATGCTCCATCGAGGGGAAGAAAGTGGTGATCGAACTCAAATCGGTCAACAACCGCTTTTTGGATTTGAATATCAAAATGCCCCGCGTCTTTAACTTCGCCGAGGACTTTTTGCGCAAGTCTCTTTCCGAGCGGCTGGCGAGAGGACACGTGGACGTGTTCGTCACCTACGAGGACCACAGCACGGACCGAGTGGGGCTTACCCTCGACAAGGCCGTGGTGCAGAATTATCTGGATATGGCCAAGACGTTGGAGAGCGAATTCGGTCTCGTCAACGACCTGACCGCCGACCGCGTGCTGCGCCTCAAAGACGCGGTGGTGGAAGAGGTAGCCGAAGCGGACGAGGGGCAGTTGTCCCTATTGCTGTCCGTGGCCCTGTCGGGTGCGTTGGACAACCTGTGCGCCATGCGCGAGAAAGAGGGCAACGCGCTCCTTATGGACTTGCAGACGCGCTTGGACGTGGTGGCCGCTTTGGTCGACGAGGTCGCCCAAAAAGCGCCCTCGGTGGTGGAGGACTACCGCGTGAAATTGCGCGAGCGCGTGACCGAAGCCTTGGGCGAGGTGCCCTTGGACGAGGTGCGGCTCATCAACGAAGTGTGCGTGTATTCCGACCGCGTGAATATCGACGAGGAGATAACGCGTATGCGGTCGCATATCGACCAATTCGAGCACTTGCTGGCGCAAGAAACTCCCGTGGGGCGCAAGGCCGACTTTTTGATGCAGGAGATGAATAGGGAAGCCAACACGATGGGCAGTAAGGCCAACAACGCCGAATTGCTGACCTTGGTGGTGGCCATCAAGAACGAATTGGAAAAAATGCGCGAGCAAATACAAAACCTGGAGTAG